A single genomic interval of Antechinus flavipes isolate AdamAnt ecotype Samford, QLD, Australia chromosome 1, AdamAnt_v2, whole genome shotgun sequence harbors:
- the LOC127547288 gene encoding CCR4-NOT transcription complex subunit 3-like has protein sequence MSAGSRSAQPGGCCVPPVALLAPAARARSKAAAGAAVAAATAPANLSARAAAAPPPAEDGRAAGPGGGQGLQGAGEAGSRETGPQPGSPGFLASATTAARRLFSSSRSRDPRSRGAELSCGSQGRRSRAPLRSASRRRCALKEPAPVCSPGGGRGGDGGGGGAGPGREEELGRREPASQLHSFLLLLPSRLSGLRSGRLPEAKSSDPNLHSRLVSFPPPTLPSPLSSRPGTRARASSSSFSSPPFPRCRYNSGDGGGGRTCCSRLLSGSATSSPPRAFCGIGGQVEGGGQKDGEWNTLLLPNPRNGAPLPPPKKKLPTLIPPFLFAEVPASERRQWPDEKEGGPLPSQGFQLNFCPNCFFLRF, from the exons ATGAGTGCAGGATCGCGAAGCGCTCAACCAGGCGGCTGCTGCGTCCCGCCGGTGGCGCTCCTAGCCCCAG CCGCGAGGGCTCGGAGTAAAGCTGCCGCCGgagctgctgttgctgctgctactgctccTGCCAATCTTTCGGCCCGGGCTGCAGCAGCTCCGCCACCCGCGGAGGACGGACGTGCCGCTGGCCCCGGCGGCGGGCAAGGGCTCCAGGGGGCGGGAGAGGCCGGCTCCCGGGAAACGGGACCGCAGCCTGGCTCTCCCGGCTTCTTAGCCTCCGCCACCACCG CGGCGAGAAGACTCTTCTCCTCCTCGAGGAGCAGAGACCCGCGATCCAGAGGAGCCGAGCTAAGCTGCGGCAGCCAGGGAAGGAGGAGCCGAGCTCCGCTCCGCTCCGCAAGCCGGCGGCGCTGCGCCCTGAAGGAGCCGGCTCCCGTGTGCAGCCCGGGAGGGGGGAGGGGTGGTGACGGGGGAGGGGGCGGCGCGGGGCcggggagggaggaggaactAGGGAGGAGGGAGCCCGCGAGCCAGCTCCActccttccttctcctactcCCCTCCCGTCTTTCTGGATTGCGCTCTGGACGCCTCCCGGAAGCTAAGAGCTCGGATCCCAACCTGCACAGTCGGCTagtctcttttcctccccccaccctacCCAGCCCTCTAAGCTCCCGCCCCGGGACTCGGGCTcgcgcctcctcctcctccttctcctcccctcccttcccgaGGTGTAGGTACAACAGCGGTGACGGCGGCGGCGGCCGCACCTGCTGCTCCCGGCTCCTGAGCGGCAGCGCCACCTCCAGTCCACCGCGTGCCTTCTGCGGGATTGGGGGGCAAGTGGAGGGAGGGGGGCAGAAGGATGGCGAATGGAACACCCTGCTTCTGCCCAATCCTAGGAACggtgctcccctcccccccccaaaaaaaaaactcccaacgCTGATACCTCCTTTTCTATTCGCAGAAGTGCCAGCATCTGAAAGGAGACAGTGGCCAGATGAGAAAGAAGGAGGCCCGCTCCCGTCTCAAG GATTCCAGTTAAACTTTTGCCCAAACTGTTTCTTTCTCAG GTTTTGA